The sequence AGTAAATCTTTCCATAAAATGTATAGGTTATGTTTTTTGAGTATACCAATAACATATGCACACATTAGGATTGCAGTATCACTATAATTTATATATCCTACTAGCATATCTGTTATAAATCAAAATGATTGTTCCTTGAGATGATAAAAGTAACCTTACAACATTATTGCTTTGCATTATTTAGTTCATTTCACTATTACATTTAAGCCAATGCTCTGTGTCTTGAACAGGTGACTGAAGCTTTCTTTCATTCACAAACTGATTACTCAAAAAGGCTGTATCCCAAAGCTTTTTACATACTATACGAAAACTATTTCTTCTGTTCCCTAGAGAATTACCTCTGATAACTGGTGTTATGGAGTGTTGTAATGGAAACACAACTGGTGTGTCTTAAACGTAAATAAATGAGTGTGTGCATGTATCAAATTATATAGGCCTTATACcatatttatttttctgaaaCAACTAAAAATCATAATCAACTAGATATCTTTTAATAGATTTTTCTCAGCATAAGGTAAATTCAGTTAAGCAAACATACATCTTCTAATCATGCAATTTTGCAATTAGCATTTTTAAGAGAACAGTATCTCTTGCTTGATCTTAAATCAATATAAATGATTCTGGTGCAGTTTCTCAGATCGCTTCCTTTTCAGGGTTTTCTGGTAGGCAAAAACATTCTCATatgcaatttttttaatctaaCACAATCTGAGGGGTTTTTCCCCCTTTTGCTTTATATTATTAAAAACACTGGGTTAAAATGCCTAGATATTTATCCAGCATAACTGTCTGAAATTTCACATGCAAGAGTCTGATTGTGTTGGCGCATTATGAATGGTAGCTTTGGTGTTGAAAAGTCCCCTCATTTGCTCATGGCATTTACAATTAGTAAATTAAAATGATTGTATCATATTAACAGTGGCACAACTAAAGTTTATAGTAGTCCTCTGAGGGCTATGGGGGGAGACAAAACAGCTGTTGCTGTTTGTTTATGCAACTCAGCAACATATGAGCGCTGGTCCCTCAATGGCGCTCGGCGGGCTGGGCTCTGCTTGATCTTTGAAGGTTGCTGCTGTTTGAACAAACCTCCCTGTGTCCCATGTAACACCATCTGTCTCACTAGGAATGTGGGAAGATTCAGCACACCCTAGCAGTTGTCATACCGTTTCTATGCTGTCTTTTTTGCAATAGGCTTTTGTGTCATTGCTACTTGAAAAAAGCTGACCTCCTACCTTGAGCATCCAGAGTGGATGActgtattttttttcagaattcaaAGTCACAGTGCTTTTCTCACTTGTTCAAAAAGGTCAGCTGTGTTTGATTATATCTTTATGCTGCTTTTAACTTGTCCTTTCAACCAACTTTTCTCTTGTTTTGCCCCTACTCCTTAGCACAGCACTGGGGGGGAGGAGAACCCACCATAAGAAAGGTAGCTGAAATCTTTCCTGCTGGTTTGTGATAAAAATTTTCCAGCAGCTACAGCCTCATGCTGAAGATATTGTCGCTTATATTTGATAATGAATGAAATCTGATATGTAACACTGTATTTTCTACTAGTGCAGTAAACAGGATTTTTAAACAAGAGGCGTTCCACATGTTTAGAAGCTGCTAGGAATAATAAGAACCACAAATCTTTTTACAAATCAGTTTCTCTCATCATACCTTAAAGCAACAAATTTCTGATGAGAGACTTAGGAAATAATTCTAAAGCAAATATCGAATGCTCATATGAAAGCACTTTCGCATTTGTTTCGGTTTACTgccaacattttgatttttattgCAACACCGATGAGACATATAAATGTATGTGCAGACCTTTTGGTTTGCCTGATAAATAGAGAGTtacattaattttgttttgttttttaactagaAAACTCTTGGTTCCTCTTTCATAAAATTCATATCAGAATCTTTTCTCTCTAAGCACCAAATGCTGACCCAAGGAGCAGGCAATCGCAAGTTCAAATGCACTGAGTGTGGCAAGGCCTTCAAATATAAACACCATCTGAAGGAACACCTGCGAATTCACAGTGGTGAGTAGCGGAGGTGCTGCTGTTCTCATTTGCATTTTGTTTAATTAGCTGAGTTTTAAAGATTGCTTAAAATTTACACAATTCTGTTTGTAGCTTCTTAGAGATACTAAGGTATTTCATAAACAATATCTGACTCATCCTCATTTATCATGCTGTTAATAGCATGATCTTGCTGTAAGTTTTTGATATAATAATGCTTGTTACAAAAAATAATAGATGCTTTGTTGTGCTGCTTGAGTTCAGAGGAATTCAGAAATTTTTGTTTAGTTGGCTTTTGGAGggaccaaattttaaaaaaaatgaaaatgtccaAGTAGAAATAAATGAATGGCTCATATGTTGGGAGAATGGGCATCTGAGGAATGTCTCATATTGTACTGCAAGCTAAGGCACTTTTTTCTATCTAGCAATCAATCTAACTATTTAGCTAGCTGGGGCCTGGTCCAGCAATCTGATCTTTACAAGCTGACACTTTTGTCCACCCAGAGACCCCTTGAGCTCTTCCCAGCCACAAAGGTCCATCTATATGCATGTGATTACTGAATCAGGACCCAATTTTTTATACAGTGCCTATCCTTGTAGTATCTGAATGCATTTTTGAGAAGGCTGAATTGAATTTAAGCTTTATGGATTTGACTGCACTACTTTAGCAGAAGACTTACCTACATGTGACAAAGAATACCATTTTTCAGTCACTCTGGTGACTTTCAGGCATTGTATTGTCAAATGGGAAACAATGATTTATAATTGGCCTCAGCAGTGCTAAGATTAAGGCCATACACCTAAACTACAGTGCGCATCATTAAAAACTCAACTATCACTTTCCAAGTTGCAATAATAGTATCATCTACTCTTAGAATATGTCGTGGCACTAAGGAGTGACAAATGAGTTTTAATTGTGCCCACTGTATCTAGGAAGTGACAGAGCTCTACATAACCAGGGTCCCCAGGCATACACTCCTTTAGCAACACATGGAATGTCACTAATAGCACTGCATCACTAGCAGAACTGCCACAGAATAGCTTGGCTATCACAGGCATGGAGTGAGCCAGGTGGGATTTTTTTGCATAGGTCCCCACAAAAGCTAGGATCAACCTCGAAATAAGAAAATTCCACAGAGGTGATATGGGGAGAGATGCTGGGCTCAGCCATGTTCACAGGATTCTTTGGCACCCAGAATAAGTAATCAGTGGGGTAGGATCATTACCTCTCTCTTCCTATTAGCTAGTGGCAACATCAATATCTAATTAGGTAAATGTATAAGATCAATCGTTATAacagtaatattaataataataataataattaatatattaattttttgttttaattatcatTTTAGGTGAGAAACCATATGAGTGTCCAAACTGCAAGAAACGTTTCTCCCATTCTGGCTCCTACAGTTCGCACATCAGCAGCAAGAAATGTATTGGCTTAATCTCTGTAAATGGCAGAATGAGAAACAATATCAAGACGGGTTCTTCTCCTAATTCTGTATCTTCCTCTCCTACTAATTCAGCCATTACACAGCTGAGAAACAAGCTGGAGAACGGCAAACCACTTAGTATGTCTGAGCAAACAGGCTTACTGAAAATTAAAACAGAACCACTAGATTTCAATGAATACAAGGTTCTTATGGCCACACATGGGTTTAGTGGAGCTAGTCCTTTTATGAATGGTGGACTTGGAGCAACCAGCCCATTAGGAGTTCATACTTCTGCTCAAAGTCCAATGCAGCACTTAAGTGTAGGGATGGAAGCACCACTACTTGGGTTTCCTGCAATAGGCAGTAATTTAAGTGAGGTGCAGAAGGTCCTACAGATTGTGGACAACACGGTTTCCAGGCAGAAAATGGACTGCAAGGCTGAAGAGATTTCAAAGCTGAAGGGTTATCACATTAAGGATCCATGCCCTCAAACAGAGGAACAAGGAGTTACTTCCCCTAATATTCCACCAGTGGGTCTTCCAGTAGTGAGTCATAATGGTGCCACTAAAAGTATTATTGACTATACATTAGAAAAAGTCAATGAAGCCAAAGCTTGTCTCCAGAGCTTGACCACAGACTCAAGGAGGCAGCTCAGTAATATTAAAAAAGAGAAGCTGCGTACCCTAATAGATCTAGTAACTGAAGATAAGATGATAGAGAACCACAATATATCCACTCCATTTTCATGCCAGTTCTGTAAAGAAAGCTTTCCTGGTCCCATTCCCCTGCATCAGCATGAGCGTTACCTGTGTAAGATGAATGAAGAAATCAAGGCAGTCCTTCAACCTCATGAAAACATGGTTCCCAACAAACCTGGAGTGTTTGTTGATAAGCAAGCCCTCCTGTTGTCATCAGTACTTTCTGAGAAAGGAATGACTAGCCACATCAATTCATACAAGGACCATATGTCTGTACTTAAAGCATACTATGCTATGAATATGGAACCCAACTCTGATGAACTACTGAAAATTTCCATTGCTGTTGGCCTTCCTCAGGAATTTGTGAAGGAATGGTTTGAACAAAGAAAATTCTACCAGTATTCAAGTTCCAGGTCACCATCACTGGAAAGGACCAGTGCCAAGGCGGTGCTGGCTGCCACTAACACTCCCACTAAAGACTCTTTGTCAGCCAGATCTCCAATAAAGCCTGTGGACTCTATAACTTCACCATCTATAGCTGAACTCCACAACAGTATTACTAATTGTGATACTCCTCTCAGGCTAACAAAACCTACACATTTTACCAATATTAAACCAGTTGATAAATTGGACCACTCCAGGAGCAATACTCCTTCTCCTTTAAATCTTTCTTCCACATCTTCTAAAAACTCCCATAGCAGTTCTTACACTCCAAACAGTTTCTCCTCTGAGGAGCTTCAGGCTGAGCCTTTGGACTTGTCTTTACCAAAACAAATGAAGGAACCCAAAAGTGTTATAGCcacaaagaacaaaacaaaatctagTAGCATAAATTTAGACCACAACAGTGTTTCTTCATCATCTGAAAATTCAGATGAGCCGCTGAACTTGACTTTTATCAAGAAGGAGTTTTCCAATTCAAATAATCTGGATAAAAGCACTAACCCAGTGTTTGGTTTGAACCCATTTAGTGCCAAACCTTTATACACAACACTCCCACCACAAAGCGCATTTCCTCCGGCCACTTTTATGCCACCAGTCCAGACCAGTATTCCTGGGCTGCGACCATACCCAGGACTAGATCAAATGAGCTTCCTACCACATATGGCCTATACTTATCCAACTGGAGCAGCTACTTTTGCTGATATGCAGCAGAGGAGAAAGTTCCAGCGGAAACAAGGATTTCAGGTACATGGTCATAATTGGTTTGTTTTGAAATGCCATATTTCAGTATCCCTTGTCATGTCCTTTTATGTGAAAAAAATAGTCCCCAAAGTTAAATGAAACCTCTCCAACAGACATAGCAGAATTTTAGCTTGAACTTGAAAAGTATGATGGGAACATTTATTCAACACAGAAGAAATATGAACACATTTCATGTTTAGCTTTTAATTTCATTAGGGTTATATTTGTCCACGAGAATTTTATATACCTGTCAATGGCCCAGGGAATTCCCATTGGCAGAAAACACTGCCCTGTACCTCCATAATGGTTCTGCACCACGAAAAGTCCTGTAGGCTCCCTAGCACCATGGCTTCATTGGAACTGCTCTGCCTGGAACTTCCCCCAGCTCATGGCTGCCTCCAAGACCCACAGGAGGACTCCATATTTTCTTAACTAGCTAGAGAAGGGACAATGTGTATCCCTacccttggccctgcctcaggcCAACCTACACCTCCCCTCAGCACATCCAGTTCCCATTACTTATCCCTACATTGACTTACCACACAGAGGCTTGCAGGAGGGTCAGAAATGGAAAGGAATGGTCTGTGGAAGCGGCATCTGAGCCCACCCATTTCCACGTAAAGTCCCCTCCATGTTTCTATCTAAGGGGCATGATTTGTTAGTTCCTGGGTATGATCCTATATTCCTTTCTCAGGTAAACTCTCATATAAGTCAATGAgtaaaggcaggggcggctctagccatttcaccaccccaagcacggcggcacgccgtggggggcgctctgccggtcactggtgcctgcggatgctccactgaagccgcaggaccagcggaccctccgcgggcacgcctgtgggaggtccaccggagctgcctgccgccctcccagcgaccagcagagcgccccccttggtgtgctggggcctggagccgcccctgagtaaaGGGTATATGATCTGGTCACTTAGGTAAATATGCCGAAAGGTTGGTCTAGCGAAATCACTTTCCTCTAGAGATATTCATAGTGTGTAAGAATATACATGTGTTTATGTATTAAAATATAATGTACACAGTTTAGTTAAATGAGTTTAATTGATTATAGATGAATAAGTTTTTACATTTGTGGACATTCCCCTATGACCTATTATGCTCCATTAGTAATTTTACTAACAATGTTTTATAGTTTCAAATGTGAAAATCAGGTATGGCTTAACGTTATAGCCTGTAATCCCTCTTTGCACAATAGGAGCATAAATAGCACTGCACCTCCATAACAGCTGTTCCACTATTCCAATTTACAGTACATCTGCCCTCTTTGTAAATGTATTTAAGCCTATTTAATCTTCTCTAATATTAATTAGTGCAAACCGAGTCTAAGAAAACTGAACTGTGTGATAGCAAATGGAAATGTATGTTATCATGCAAGTTTGCACTCTCTTTGGATCAagacaaaataaatatcaagAAATTTAATAATTTACTGATCCACATTCATTATTGCTTAATGCTGAAGGCTGTTTTAACATAGATAGAACATTGATAAAAAGTGTTATTAATATTCCCTATTtcaaattacaaaattaaatataaaaatatagctTGAGGCCTTTAGTCGGGAGACATACATTTAAATGGATTGCATAATAATAACATTTTGTACCTAAatataaaattcaattaaaaccTTCCTACAGATACAGAATATATCTACGGTTCAGTGTTTTGACAGAAAAGATCTTTAGTTGTTTCTTATATTTATTTCATAAAAGATATTAAAATACCTTTTATGATCTTTGAATGTAGTCTTTTACATTATCATTTCCTGCTCCCTGAAATACTCATCATAAACACTCTCTGTTTAGATAATTCATACAACTTCTTACTACACAGTGTTCAAAAGAAGACAGAGTTTTCTAATGCAGTTGAAGACCAAGAGGGACAGTGACAGAAGCAGATGTTTCTTGGTAGCAAGGTCCAGTCCTGTAAACATTTTCTACTGGGCGTAGTTATTATTATCATGAGCAGCCCATGAGCCAATGGGACTAGTCATGGTATTAAGCACTGTGCTCAGAAGTTttagcaggatcaggtccttgctGAGTAGCATTTTAAGTCTTATAGAATAGCTCCCTAATTCTATATACGGTAGGAAGACAAGATGCTGCAGTAAGCCACAAAATACAGGAAGCACAGtgttttacataaacaatttGGTTACATCGCAGGGAGAATTGCTTGATGGAACACCAGACTACATGTCAGGCCTAGACGACATGACAGACTCTGACTCCTGTCTGTCCCGAAAGAAGATCAAGAAGACAGAAAGTGGCATGTATGCATGTGACTTATGTGACAAAACATTCCAGAAAAGCAGTTCCCTTCTGCGACACAAATATGAGCACACAGGTATGAATGCCTTAAATGTGTAGTTAGACTTTCATTGCATGTTGTACATTTCATAATATTTAATGAGTACACTTGTGCGACATAAGATGCAGCATATGCTGAGACTTTCAACAAAAAAGAAATAATGTGTTTTGCTTAGCTCagattgacttttttttctttacttgtttatttgttgtttgtgcttttttgtttggtttggtttgttgcaTCTTAATATCTTTTTTGCTCACCCCAAAATACAATGTACAGACTATGAGCCCAATCCTGACAGATCTTGTCCCACTGAAAGCAACGggaattgagggcactcagcagctCACAGAATAAATCCCTATGTTAACAAATTTCAAGTAAGGCTGGCCCAGCGGCATAGTTAGAGAATGAAATTTGATATATTACAAGGCCTGAAATGAGGAGTGATATTGTTTCTTACTCAGGATCTGATCCCGCACCATTTAAATCAATAGAAAAATTCCCTTTGCCTTAATGTCAAGTGTAAAACCTGACCCTCAATGAGCTATTTAAACGGAGTAAATCCCTCTCACCGGCCTGAGGTGCCTAAAGAGAAAAGAGGTTGCATCTTACTTTTTCACTTTTTACTGCCTCCTTATACAGCAATTGTTAACTGTTTCCAAGTGCAGGTGGTTTTGACTACTGTGGAGAAGGGGTGGAGGTTAATGTAAAATGGGACCCTAAGATAAAGAAGTGTGTAAAAGCCCTACAATCCCCACTTACATTGGCCATGATAGACTATATCGCCTTGACTTGAGCCCAGGGCAGAACTGGATTAGGAAATGAAAAGCCCACACTTTAGttcaaaatattttggaaaggGGAAAAACAGGACTTGAGCTCCAAAAAACAATACAAACAGCTAGTTTCTTGAGACAGCATAAACATGTGAGATCAGTTTTCATGTTTCAGGAAAGATGCCAATCTCCAACTGCTTAGGGTTAGGAAACTTTTACCTTGGCGCAGTGCTTCCAAAACATGAGTGAAGTCCTGCTTTAGGAAAATGAAATGAGTCACACCTTCCCATTCTTCTTCAACCACATTGTGTGTGATTAAAAACCTACACACCTCAATTAAAACGTCTTCCATGTCCCCACACCCTTGGCTAGTACTtcatgccccctcccctcacaaacacacacacacatttcggGAAACCCATCTGAAGATCTTTATAATATGATACCTCCTCTCCTTTCTTACGTGCCTTGAGGAGCTGTAAAATAGTTAACAAAGTTGACATTTAAAGTATCATCATTGGCATCTGAGGTTccacccattgaaataaatgcacACCTCAGAGCTAGTGTataggctctctgcaaactcaggcagacctCTTTGAACTGATTACACTTGCTTCACATTTTGAAGGTTTGTTTCACAGGTGTAACTGCTAGCGAAgaacttttctttaaaatgaaagttgagCATTTCCTTGGGGTGGTGCACCCTCACTTTGAGAAACATTGCCTTACGGGCAAGTATTTTTATAATTGTTCATTTTGGGGTTTCtagcatcttcctctgaagcatctggtgcttaTCACTGTCAGAAACTGAATACTGGAATATCATTAGTCTGATCCTGCATGCCAGTTCCTATTGCCCTAAATCAGGAGGACTCATAATAAAGACATCAAACAGTGGGGTAACATTACCCTCCCCCCTGCAGTCATGGTTCTGAGCCTACAGAGATGCCCATGGTAACCTTCTTCAAGTTGCaggtaaaaataaaaaggaatttgaagagaCATTTTAGAAAATGCTAGTGATAGTGTTAAAACTGAGTTATAAAAAAATTACTGGCATGTTTTAAAAAACCTATTAACATTTGTCATGGAAGTTTAGCGGCTGAGGTTTGGATTGTGCTTTAGATAAATTTTATCACCTTGTGGTCATTCCGTCTTACACTTTAGTTCTAATTTTTTAGCTAAATCCCATACAGAAAAATAGGAAGGAAGTTAAAATGCACATGGGATTAGGAAAGAAAATTAAAAGCAACATTTTGGACCAGACTGGTTGGTTCATTGCTGAAAATGAGTTTCACATTGCATTATTCAGATCAAATTGTTTATTCCATACAAGAAGCTTTGAAGGCTTTACGTCCCTGCACCTTTTCTCTCCTGAATGATTTTATTGCAGCCATCTGCAAACACTATGGTTTACCACATGACTACCGTAAAGCTCTTATGTTAGAACTGGCCTTCATATATATCGGGATCTGGACATATGGTCCAGTTCCATAAAGTTGGTAGTCCATAAGGTAGACAGACATACTGTTGAAAGGCTGAAAATTTGACATTTTGAAATGCGAGCAATCACCTTGATTTGCAAAATTTACCATTTGCAAAATCAAAAATATGTTCTGGTATATAAAAAGGACTACCTACTGCCTCGAAAAACATTGTCCAGCTACAAGATGCTAACCTTCCTCTCTCTTCACTGCTCTGCTTCTCTTGGCTTTTCAACTATATGTCTATCAATTTTATGGGATTTAGCCTTATGATCCAGAACATATATATGGTGTCATATTTAATACAGTACAACTACAGTATATCAAAGCTCTAGTGGTATttacagagaggaaggatggttttgtgacAAAAGCGTAGATGCTGAAGCTACGAGATCTATGTTCTGTCCTGCTTTGCCTCAGACTTCCTCTGTGAATTTGAGCAAATTACTTAATCTCTCTGTCATCTTCTCCTTTCTGTGAAACAGGGGGAAATTATACCAGCCTACCTCTCAGGGGTGTTGTGAATCTTAATTCAAGCACACTGAAATCCTCTGATGGAATTGCTATataaagtgcaaagtattattatgaatttgttttattttatggaACTTCCAAACATCATGTTGTAGAGGGGTGTGGAAGCTCTGCAGATCTCCATTAGACTGGCCTTGATAGCTCATTCACTGCCTTTGGAGGCATGAAGTAATAGGATTTTACGATAAAGATGAAGTTTACAACCACTGTGATTCAAAAGAAATCTAATATTTTGAAGTTTTTCTTCATTTGCCCCTCTTTTTAATCTAAGTGAGTTTCAAATTGTTTTGATACTTTTGGAAAAAGCTATAGTTATGAAGCTGCAATTGCATCTTTTAAGATATATGAGACATTTCAATCTGTGTTTAAGGCAAGGCACTTTGTACCACAATTAACTTCTACTTCTGGATTCTGGATCATTGTAACAGTTGGCCAAAACTTTTCAATTTCAaaaaattttgaccaaaaaagGGAGTAAATATTTaatgaacatttttcacaaaatgttcCTCTTTTTTGCCCATCTCTAATCTTTATCCCTTTTACTTAATTAAAAAATGTCTTTTAGGTGCAGTCAGAACGCTTCCTGACCTTCCTAGAGTAACACAAATAGAGAATATTTGATCCCTTCTGAAGTTTGCTATTGGATTCCTATTTTATTTCACTTTCCCAGATAGTCTCTTTAGAATGGTCTTGGTGCTCTTTTATTATAGCAGTTATATCCATGAGATGGCAGGACATTTTTATAAAATGTAACAGGGCTAAACCTTAATAATTACTGGTGGGCTCATTTTACCTGCTGACACATCAATCACATATATTATCTATTGATGCTGTTGTGTTTGTCTGAACCCATACTAAAAATCTGCAGGTCGTCAGGTCTCTGCTTTGTTGTTTGATCAATCAATGACATATTTCATTATTAATACCTTTCAGATTTATATGGTATAACCAGAGTTTAGCCAGTGCTAGAACAGTCAGATACAGCGGGCTGGATATTCTGATCTGACAAATTCACAGTCCAGACTGACTGTGGAGAATTACCCAGGCCAGGGGAAAATTCTGTAGGTGTAAAGTTAGGGAAGGGAGCATAACCACACTGTCTGGTGCCAATTGCCTCACCCCACATCTGGctgaaggagaaagagaaagtgtgtttggggaggcttaggtATCTCTTGGATTTCGGaatggaagggggatgggatggagCTGAGCTCCATAATGCCTGATCCTCTACTGTTATagaagcagcagaagcagcatAGGTTAGAGTAAGCCCCAGGTGCTCCAGATTTTATCAGGGCTGAGGATCAGACAGCTAGAATCACTGTCCAGTATGTCCAAGTGCAGCTCGAATGTAGTGAAGAATTGGGGCCAGAGAGACTACAATCCATAATTTGGAGCTTCTGAGATATGTCATTGCCTTTCTGAAAAACGATTTTGGATAGACTCTGAGCTCTGTAAAATGCTGCCACCTGTAACTTAACTTGCACAAAGAAGACTCATGTTATTGCTGAATGAATTGCACTGGTTCTCTCAGGTTTATAATGTGCTACACATTTTGGGACGAGTGTATCAGAGTGCCTGTCCTAGGGCCAACTTGACTTCAAAAGTTTGTTTGACTTCAAGTGGAGCCATGTGTTCATGTTAGAATA comes from Mauremys reevesii isolate NIE-2019 linkage group 11, ASM1616193v1, whole genome shotgun sequence and encodes:
- the ZEB2 gene encoding zinc finger E-box-binding homeobox 2 isoform X2 produces the protein MKQQIMADGPRCKRRKQANPRRKNVVNYENVVETGSETDEEDKLHIAEDDSIINTLDQEISPASVPNHESSPHVSQALLPREEEEDEMRESGVDHTWHNSEILQASVDGPEEMKEEYDTMGPEAAIQTTGNNGTVKNANCTSDFEEYFAKRKLEEGDGHAVSIAEYLQRSDTAIIYPEAPEELSRLGTPEANGQEENDLPPGTPDAFAQLLTCPYCDRGYKRLTSLKEHIKYRHEKNEENFSCPLCSYTFAYRTQLERHMVTHKPGTDQHQMLTQGAGNRKFKCTECGKAFKYKHHLKEHLRIHSGEKPYECPNCKKRFSHSGSYSSHISSKKCIGLISVNGRMRNNIKTGSSPNSVSSSPTNSAITQLRNKLENGKPLSMSEQTGLLKIKTEPLDFNEYKVLMATHGFSGASPFMNGGLGATSPLGVHTSAQSPMQHLSVGMEAPLLGFPAIGSNLSEVQKVLQIVDNTVSRQKMDCKAEEISKLKGYHIKDPCPQTEEQGVTSPNIPPVGLPVVSHNGATKSIIDYTLEKVNEAKACLQSLTTDSRRQLSNIKKEKLRTLIDLVTEDKMIENHNISTPFSCQFCKESFPGPIPLHQHERYLCKMNEEIKAVLQPHENMVPNKPGVFVDKQALLLSSVLSEKGMTSHINSYKDHMSVLKAYYAMNMEPNSDELLKISIAVGLPQEFVKEWFEQRKFYQYSSSRSPSLERTSAKAVLAATNTPTKDSLSARSPIKPVDSITSPSIAELHNSITNCDTPLRLTKPTHFTNIKPVDKLDHSRSNTPSPLNLSSTSSKNSHSSSYTPNSFSSEELQAEPLDLSLPKQMKEPKSVIATKNKTKSSSINLDHNSVSSSSENSDEPLNLTFIKKEFSNSNNLDKSTNPVFGLNPFSAKPLYTTLPPQSAFPPATFMPPVQTSIPGLRPYPGLDQMSFLPHMAYTYPTGAATFADMQQRRKFQRKQGFQGELLDGTPDYMSGLDDMTDSDSCLSRKKIKKTESGMYACDLCDKTFQKSSSLLRHKYEHTGKRPHQCQICKKAFKHKHHLIEHSRLHSGEKPYQCDKCGKRFSHSGSYSQHMNHRYSYCKREAEEREAAEREAREKGHLEPTELLMNRAYLQSITPQGYSDSEERESMPRDGESEKEHEKEGEDGYEKLGRQDGDEEFEEEEEESENKSMDTDPDTIRDEEETGEHSMDDSSEDGKMETKSDHEEDNMEDGM
- the ZEB2 gene encoding zinc finger E-box-binding homeobox 2 isoform X1, with the protein product MDRIDLQNAFAWRHGSFFPDKSFFERQDMTTSEKVVNYENVVETGSETDEEDKLHIAEDDSIINTLDQEISPASVPNHESSPHVSQALLPREEEEDEMRESGVDHTWHNSEILQASVDGPEEMKEEYDTMGPEAAIQTTGNNGTVKNANCTSDFEEYFAKRKLEEGDGHAVSIAEYLQRSDTAIIYPEAPEELSRLGTPEANGQEENDLPPGTPDAFAQLLTCPYCDRGYKRLTSLKEHIKYRHEKNEENFSCPLCSYTFAYRTQLERHMVTHKPGTDQHQMLTQGAGNRKFKCTECGKAFKYKHHLKEHLRIHSGEKPYECPNCKKRFSHSGSYSSHISSKKCIGLISVNGRMRNNIKTGSSPNSVSSSPTNSAITQLRNKLENGKPLSMSEQTGLLKIKTEPLDFNEYKVLMATHGFSGASPFMNGGLGATSPLGVHTSAQSPMQHLSVGMEAPLLGFPAIGSNLSEVQKVLQIVDNTVSRQKMDCKAEEISKLKGYHIKDPCPQTEEQGVTSPNIPPVGLPVVSHNGATKSIIDYTLEKVNEAKACLQSLTTDSRRQLSNIKKEKLRTLIDLVTEDKMIENHNISTPFSCQFCKESFPGPIPLHQHERYLCKMNEEIKAVLQPHENMVPNKPGVFVDKQALLLSSVLSEKGMTSHINSYKDHMSVLKAYYAMNMEPNSDELLKISIAVGLPQEFVKEWFEQRKFYQYSSSRSPSLERTSAKAVLAATNTPTKDSLSARSPIKPVDSITSPSIAELHNSITNCDTPLRLTKPTHFTNIKPVDKLDHSRSNTPSPLNLSSTSSKNSHSSSYTPNSFSSEELQAEPLDLSLPKQMKEPKSVIATKNKTKSSSINLDHNSVSSSSENSDEPLNLTFIKKEFSNSNNLDKSTNPVFGLNPFSAKPLYTTLPPQSAFPPATFMPPVQTSIPGLRPYPGLDQMSFLPHMAYTYPTGAATFADMQQRRKFQRKQGFQGELLDGTPDYMSGLDDMTDSDSCLSRKKIKKTESGMYACDLCDKTFQKSSSLLRHKYEHTGKRPHQCQICKKAFKHKHHLIEHSRLHSGEKPYQCDKCGKRFSHSGSYSQHMNHRYSYCKREAEEREAAEREAREKGHLEPTELLMNRAYLQSITPQGYSDSEERESMPRDGESEKEHEKEGEDGYEKLGRQDGDEEFEEEEEESENKSMDTDPDTIRDEEETGEHSMDDSSEDGKMETKSDHEEDNMEDGM
- the ZEB2 gene encoding zinc finger E-box-binding homeobox 2 isoform X4, whose translation is MRESGVDHTWHNSEILQASVDGPEEMKEEYDTMGPEAAIQTTGNNGTVKNANCTSDFEEYFAKRKLEEGDGHAVSIAEYLQRSDTAIIYPEAPEELSRLGTPEANGQEENDLPPGTPDAFAQLLTCPYCDRGYKRLTSLKEHIKYRHEKNEENFSCPLCSYTFAYRTQLERHMVTHKPGTDQHQMLTQGAGNRKFKCTECGKAFKYKHHLKEHLRIHSGEKPYECPNCKKRFSHSGSYSSHISSKKCIGLISVNGRMRNNIKTGSSPNSVSSSPTNSAITQLRNKLENGKPLSMSEQTGLLKIKTEPLDFNEYKVLMATHGFSGASPFMNGGLGATSPLGVHTSAQSPMQHLSVGMEAPLLGFPAIGSNLSEVQKVLQIVDNTVSRQKMDCKAEEISKLKGYHIKDPCPQTEEQGVTSPNIPPVGLPVVSHNGATKSIIDYTLEKVNEAKACLQSLTTDSRRQLSNIKKEKLRTLIDLVTEDKMIENHNISTPFSCQFCKESFPGPIPLHQHERYLCKMNEEIKAVLQPHENMVPNKPGVFVDKQALLLSSVLSEKGMTSHINSYKDHMSVLKAYYAMNMEPNSDELLKISIAVGLPQEFVKEWFEQRKFYQYSSSRSPSLERTSAKAVLAATNTPTKDSLSARSPIKPVDSITSPSIAELHNSITNCDTPLRLTKPTHFTNIKPVDKLDHSRSNTPSPLNLSSTSSKNSHSSSYTPNSFSSEELQAEPLDLSLPKQMKEPKSVIATKNKTKSSSINLDHNSVSSSSENSDEPLNLTFIKKEFSNSNNLDKSTNPVFGLNPFSAKPLYTTLPPQSAFPPATFMPPVQTSIPGLRPYPGLDQMSFLPHMAYTYPTGAATFADMQQRRKFQRKQGFQGELLDGTPDYMSGLDDMTDSDSCLSRKKIKKTESGMYACDLCDKTFQKSSSLLRHKYEHTGKRPHQCQICKKAFKHKHHLIEHSRLHSGEKPYQCDKCGKRFSHSGSYSQHMNHRYSYCKREAEEREAAEREAREKGHLEPTELLMNRAYLQSITPQGYSDSEERESMPRDGESEKEHEKEGEDGYEKLGRQDGDEEFEEEEEESENKSMDTDPDTIRDEEETGEHSMDDSSEDGKMETKSDHEEDNMEDGM